A single genomic interval of Chryseobacterium paludis harbors:
- a CDS encoding transglutaminase domain-containing protein, translated as MKKILLIAFTSINIIFIDAQKQEFLNTPKFNEADLSKQKSVLDENAPAEILYKSVHFNIDSNNGTLQKKAFYRVKIYDKDKAEDWLNLEIPLYQNGSDKESVSRIKAFTYNLENGSVLTTKVDKSSKYKSKENKYIEVTKFAFPNVKNGSVIEYEYEVTSPFTYAIPQILIESDTPSLYTEYVLDSPANVSYNVNYTGSLNPKYRQVEEKMLYGTNYRTYRFGYENLKGFKTEKFIKNDRNYRTKISAELHSTNFRELKLYSSSWDKIKDRLYENEDFGDELKRTKLAKENMPAGILDLHSESEKADAIFKYVQKTFTWNKYSGVRTEDGIKKLLETKTGNAAEINLFLVMMLREAGLKADPLLISTVGNGMINLASPNVSNLNFVIATVKLGDNFHLYDATSKQSSIDMLPPRDWNGLGILLSKDKVQQISMTNAKPSFSYLTAVAKMNEDGGISGTYSDKDTGSYAMSAKESYDDNMEKYKKQYKDNFSIDFTNIDSKVLENGDFESTMNFTSENLIDRIGKKMIINPMLFLNKNSNEFDQTEERKYPIDFISGYTKAKKVIFEIPEGYVIEEMPKNKKIVTDDKEIEYSYMAEQKGNKLEVTSTTKVLSPDYPKEYYPAFKQIWGVASKSENQVISLIKK; from the coding sequence ATGAAAAAAATATTATTAATCGCTTTTACATCAATAAATATTATTTTTATTGATGCTCAAAAACAGGAGTTTCTTAATACACCCAAATTTAACGAAGCTGATCTATCAAAACAAAAATCAGTACTTGATGAAAATGCACCCGCAGAAATATTATACAAATCTGTACATTTTAATATTGATTCAAATAATGGGACTCTTCAAAAAAAAGCTTTTTACAGAGTAAAGATTTATGATAAAGATAAAGCTGAAGACTGGTTAAATCTTGAAATTCCTCTTTATCAAAATGGCAGTGATAAAGAGTCAGTATCTAGAATTAAAGCATTTACATATAATCTTGAAAATGGGAGTGTTTTAACAACCAAAGTTGATAAGAGCTCAAAATATAAAAGCAAAGAGAATAAATACATAGAGGTAACCAAGTTTGCATTTCCCAATGTTAAGAATGGTTCGGTTATAGAATATGAATATGAGGTTACATCTCCATTTACATATGCAATTCCACAAATATTAATTGAATCGGATACTCCTTCATTATACACAGAATATGTATTGGATAGTCCTGCTAATGTATCCTATAATGTAAATTACACAGGTTCTCTAAATCCTAAATACAGACAGGTTGAAGAAAAGATGTTGTACGGTACAAATTACAGAACCTATAGATTTGGATATGAAAATCTTAAAGGTTTTAAGACGGAAAAGTTTATAAAAAACGATAGAAATTACAGAACTAAAATTAGTGCAGAATTACATTCTACCAATTTTAGAGAGCTGAAACTATACTCTTCATCGTGGGATAAGATCAAAGACAGATTGTATGAAAATGAAGATTTTGGAGATGAACTAAAAAGAACAAAACTGGCCAAAGAAAATATGCCTGCCGGAATTCTAGATTTACATTCAGAGAGTGAAAAAGCTGATGCCATTTTTAAGTATGTTCAAAAGACATTTACGTGGAACAAATATTCTGGGGTAAGAACAGAAGATGGGATAAAAAAATTATTGGAAACAAAAACAGGAAATGCAGCTGAAATTAACCTTTTTTTAGTAATGATGCTTAGAGAGGCTGGATTAAAAGCTGATCCACTATTGATTTCTACAGTAGGTAATGGAATGATCAATCTTGCATCTCCCAATGTTTCGAATTTAAATTTTGTTATTGCAACCGTTAAATTGGGGGATAATTTTCATTTATATGATGCTACTTCAAAGCAGTCTTCTATTGATATGTTGCCTCCAAGAGATTGGAATGGTCTTGGAATTTTACTTTCTAAAGATAAAGTACAGCAAATATCCATGACTAATGCAAAGCCTAGTTTTTCTTATCTTACTGCTGTTGCGAAAATGAATGAAGATGGAGGTATTAGTGGAACCTATTCTGATAAAGATACAGGAAGTTATGCAATGTCTGCAAAAGAAAGTTATGATGATAATATGGAGAAGTATAAAAAGCAGTATAAAGACAACTTTTCCATAGATTTTACCAATATAGACTCTAAAGTGCTTGAAAATGGAGATTTTGAAAGTACAATGAACTTTACATCTGAAAACTTAATTGATAGGATAGGTAAGAAAATGATCATCAATCCAATGCTATTCCTAAATAAAAATTCTAATGAGTTTGATCAGACAGAAGAAAGAAAATATCCGATAGATTTTATTTCAGGATATACAAAAGCTAAGAAAGTGATTTTTGAAATTCCTGAAGGTTATGTGATTGAAGAAATGCCGAAAAATAAAAAAATTGTAACAGATGACAAAGAAATTGAGTATAGTTATATGGCTGAGCAAAAAGGGAATAAGTTAGAAGTAACTTCAACGACAAAGGTTCTTAGTCCGGATTATCCCAAAGAATATTATCCTGCATTTAAACAAATATGGGGGGTTGCTTCAAAAAGCGAGAACCAGGTTATAAGTTTAATTAAAAAATAA
- the ggt gene encoding gamma-glutamyltransferase, whose protein sequence is MKKLLFAAIILSTNFYWSQFTDFNIVKEVKVKNKGVVVSAHPLASEAGAKVMKLGGNAYDAIVATQYALAVVYPQAGNIGGGGFLVGVKNNGEKFTIDYRETAPKNASKDMYIDKTGKANTDLSQNGRLAVGIPGSIAGFFATLKYCKLPMDKIIQPAIDLAEKGFAITEKEADMLNTHQESFKKNNKSTFIFVKNTPWKAGDLLVQKELAETLKLIQKLGAKGFYEGKTADLIVSEMKKGNGIITSEDLKNYKVAERKALEFDYKGNNVVSMPLPSSGGILLAQMLRMASYENLEKYQLNSTPAVQIMVEAERRAYADRAEYMGDPDFIADKTNYLISDDYLRNRWKSFSFSKATPSSEVGKIIKQPKESTETTHISVIDKDGNAASVTTTLNGYYGSKVFVSGAGFFLNNEMDDFSIKPGVPNMFGAVGGEANSIQPNKRMLSSMTPTILLKNGKPFMVVGTPGGTTIATSVYQSIVDVVDFKLNANISVNAPKFHHQWLPETVTVENDFPESTINDLKAKNYVIEKIKQIGKTEMIVIDNNGNIHAVADGRGDDSVATE, encoded by the coding sequence ATGAAGAAGTTATTATTCGCAGCAATAATTCTAAGTACAAATTTTTATTGGAGTCAGTTTACCGATTTCAACATCGTAAAAGAAGTTAAAGTAAAAAATAAGGGAGTTGTGGTTTCTGCACATCCTTTAGCCAGTGAAGCGGGCGCAAAAGTGATGAAGCTGGGTGGAAATGCTTATGATGCTATTGTCGCCACACAATATGCGCTAGCCGTTGTATACCCTCAAGCCGGAAATATCGGTGGTGGTGGTTTTTTAGTAGGTGTAAAAAATAATGGTGAAAAATTCACTATAGATTATCGGGAAACAGCTCCTAAAAATGCATCAAAGGACATGTATATCGACAAAACAGGAAAGGCGAATACAGATCTTTCTCAAAACGGCAGATTAGCAGTAGGTATTCCCGGAAGCATTGCAGGATTTTTTGCTACTTTAAAATACTGTAAACTTCCTATGGATAAAATTATCCAGCCAGCTATTGATCTAGCAGAAAAAGGATTTGCTATTACAGAAAAAGAAGCAGATATGCTGAACACTCATCAAGAAAGTTTTAAAAAAAATAATAAATCAACCTTTATTTTTGTAAAAAACACCCCATGGAAAGCTGGGGATTTACTGGTTCAGAAAGAGCTTGCAGAGACTTTAAAACTCATCCAAAAATTGGGAGCCAAAGGTTTTTATGAAGGAAAAACAGCTGACCTAATTGTTTCCGAGATGAAAAAAGGAAATGGTATAATTACTTCTGAAGATTTAAAAAATTATAAAGTAGCAGAAAGAAAAGCCCTGGAGTTCGACTATAAGGGAAACAATGTCGTTTCTATGCCGCTGCCATCAAGTGGGGGGATTCTTCTAGCTCAAATGCTTAGAATGGCCAGTTATGAAAATCTGGAAAAATATCAGCTTAACTCTACGCCTGCGGTACAGATCATGGTGGAAGCTGAAAGACGGGCTTATGCAGACAGAGCAGAATATATGGGTGATCCTGATTTTATAGCTGATAAAACAAACTATCTGATTTCTGATGACTACCTAAGAAACAGGTGGAAAAGCTTTAGTTTCTCAAAGGCAACTCCAAGTTCTGAAGTAGGAAAGATCATTAAACAACCTAAAGAATCTACAGAAACCACTCATATTTCAGTCATTGACAAAGATGGAAATGCAGCATCCGTTACTACAACCCTTAATGGATATTATGGAAGTAAGGTTTTTGTTTCTGGTGCAGGATTCTTTCTAAATAACGAGATGGATGATTTCTCAATTAAACCTGGTGTTCCAAATATGTTTGGAGCTGTAGGTGGTGAAGCGAATTCTATTCAGCCAAATAAAAGAATGCTTTCTTCAATGACACCAACCATTTTATTAAAAAACGGAAAACCTTTTATGGTAGTTGGAACACCTGGTGGAACAACGATAGCTACATCAGTTTATCAGTCTATTGTGGATGTGGTGGATTTTAAATTAAATGCTAATATCTCTGTAAATGCTCCTAAATTTCACCATCAGTGGCTTCCAGAGACCGTAACGGTAGAAAATGATTTTCCAGAGTCTACCATTAATGATTTGAAAGCAAAAAACTATGTTATCGAAAAAATAAAACAGATAGGAAAGACAGAAATGATCGTCATTGATAACAATGGAAATATTCACGCTGTTGCAGATGGGCGTGGAGACGATTCTGTTGCCACAGAATAA
- a CDS encoding DUF5684 domain-containing protein: MLTLLQTDPYDGMDSAAAAGIGIGMMIFYLIIYLFYGYCMYKIFQKAGREDAWAAFIPIYNIIVLLGIVKKPTWWIILFFIPFVNLFASWMVNDGLAKGFSKETPLYTILLFFLGFIFIPVLAFNDDKFDSQKVPAS, encoded by the coding sequence ATGTTAACTCTTTTACAAACAGATCCTTATGATGGGATGGATTCTGCTGCTGCGGCCGGAATTGGAATCGGAATGATGATTTTCTATTTAATCATATATCTTTTTTATGGATATTGTATGTATAAAATATTCCAGAAAGCAGGGCGTGAGGATGCTTGGGCTGCTTTTATTCCGATTTATAATATAATTGTTCTTCTTGGTATTGTTAAAAAACCAACTTGGTGGATTATCTTATTTTTTATACCATTTGTTAACCTATTTGCCTCTTGGATGGTTAATGATGGGCTTGCAAAAGGATTTAGCAAAGAAACACCATTGTATACTATTCTTTTATTCTTCTTAGGTTTTATCTTTATTCCGGTATTGGCTTTTAATGATGATAAATTTGATAGCCAGAAAGTACCAGCTAGTTAA
- a CDS encoding diacylglycerol/lipid kinase family protein — MEKVAFIINPFSAKKNYQPFLNELKKKVENPLYYISESIQGTDDFIQQYFNEIDIFVAIGGDGTISTVARQLINTDKILAIFPAGSGNGFSNETQFSKNLDELLEKIKTKKSRKIDTFTVNDKLSINVSGTGFDGKVVKEFEKTDRGFKNYIKVSLKTFFNYKPIKVKFTDEKYQEYNGRYLMLNIANTRQFGNNAYIAPNASKSDGLVDMVLVKKFPLTYSALFAYRMFTKKLKDDDYVTYLPVSEIEFKVNTKNWHLDGEFNKIKSPIHVKVLPASLTILI, encoded by the coding sequence ATGGAAAAAGTAGCTTTTATCATCAACCCGTTTTCTGCAAAAAAAAATTATCAGCCATTTCTTAATGAACTGAAGAAAAAGGTTGAAAATCCTCTTTATTATATCTCTGAATCCATTCAGGGGACTGATGATTTTATTCAGCAATATTTCAATGAAATAGATATTTTTGTTGCGATAGGAGGTGATGGAACTATTTCTACTGTAGCTAGGCAGCTAATCAATACCGATAAAATTTTGGCAATTTTCCCTGCAGGTTCAGGGAATGGTTTTTCCAACGAAACCCAGTTTAGCAAGAATTTGGATGAGCTGTTGGAAAAGATAAAAACCAAGAAATCTAGGAAAATTGATACTTTCACAGTAAATGATAAACTTTCCATTAATGTATCAGGGACAGGGTTTGATGGAAAAGTGGTGAAAGAATTTGAAAAAACAGATCGTGGTTTCAAAAATTATATTAAGGTTTCACTTAAAACATTCTTTAATTATAAACCGATTAAAGTGAAGTTTACGGATGAAAAATATCAAGAGTATAATGGCAGATATTTAATGTTGAATATTGCAAATACCCGACAGTTTGGTAATAACGCATATATTGCTCCGAATGCGAGTAAAAGTGATGGGTTAGTTGATATGGTTTTGGTTAAAAAGTTTCCATTAACTTATTCCGCATTATTTGCTTACAGGATGTTTACCAAAAAATTGAAAGATGATGATTATGTGACTTATCTTCCGGTTTCAGAAATTGAATTTAAGGTCAATACCAAAAACTGGCATTTGGATGGTGAATTCAACAAGATAAAGTCTCCCATTCATGTTAAAGTTCTTCCTGCCAGCCTCACCATTCTGATTTAA
- a CDS encoding DUF3857 domain-containing protein produces MMKILTVGAVCVASVYYSQNYPVSAIPENLKKDANVVIRKDYTTVQIEKIDEIKYQINTVTTVLNKDGDSKAQAYIPYEKGDHISDVKVIVYDESGKKVKTYSKSDFGDFANNSQGVFYSDSRYLALPYTPTQYPYTIEFSYQITNENTIFIPDFVPFTDTNTSVENSQFKIINNSGIELRTKTYPSPYNYASVTESGSGTGKMYSYKNVPAIDDAFLLPKPVEILPKVSFSLIKFNLEGKQGSITNWKDFGSWYYNSILQPVSVSTPSIKAEVAALQLKGSTEEKVRKIYQYMQSKTRYIAVGLGIGGWQPMMPDEVQKKGYGDCKALSNYMKILLDEAGIPSYYCKINSDSSPVSFDKDFPKMGGNHIILMVPSEKGNIWLENTSQQIAFNHLSYNTTDRNVLLVSKDGIEVVDTPSYSAEQNKEKQTLKIKLNEDNSITGLGQFSFTGIQYDYSLRYALLSPKEKNEAIKNQLGLLHFEKLEMKDFINDRENAVAQYSLDFKANNYSKNAGNSMVFRAIPIFSDNNYKTDEKRELPFEIMQSFEDDYQISFEIPKNYKIEEVPADIKLPSEFGTYQLNFVKNGEELKVTRTIRVNKGIYPKEKYNEYIKFRKKTVNMDNSKILITKI; encoded by the coding sequence CAGATCAATACTGTGACTACCGTTTTAAATAAAGATGGTGATTCTAAAGCACAAGCTTATATTCCTTATGAAAAAGGAGATCACATTTCAGATGTTAAAGTAATCGTTTATGATGAGTCGGGTAAAAAAGTAAAAACATATTCAAAGTCAGATTTTGGAGATTTTGCAAATAATTCCCAGGGAGTATTTTATTCTGATAGTCGATATTTAGCATTACCCTATACTCCAACACAATATCCGTATACTATTGAATTTTCTTATCAGATAACGAATGAAAATACCATTTTCATTCCTGACTTCGTTCCATTTACCGATACCAATACTTCAGTAGAAAACAGTCAGTTTAAAATAATAAATAATTCAGGTATTGAACTTCGTACAAAAACATATCCATCTCCGTATAATTATGCATCAGTTACAGAGAGTGGGAGTGGAACAGGGAAAATGTATTCCTATAAGAATGTTCCTGCTATTGATGATGCCTTTTTGCTTCCAAAGCCAGTTGAAATTTTACCTAAAGTGAGTTTTTCACTTATAAAATTTAACCTTGAAGGAAAGCAGGGAAGTATAACCAATTGGAAAGATTTTGGATCGTGGTATTATAATAGCATTTTACAGCCGGTATCTGTTTCTACACCTTCCATAAAAGCTGAAGTGGCAGCTCTTCAGCTGAAAGGTTCAACTGAAGAAAAAGTGAGAAAGATATATCAATATATGCAAAGTAAAACCAGGTATATAGCTGTTGGACTTGGGATTGGTGGTTGGCAGCCTATGATGCCTGATGAAGTTCAGAAAAAAGGATATGGAGATTGTAAAGCTTTGTCAAATTATATGAAGATCTTACTTGATGAAGCTGGAATTCCATCATATTATTGTAAGATAAATTCAGATTCTTCACCAGTTTCTTTTGATAAGGATTTTCCAAAAATGGGTGGCAACCATATTATTTTAATGGTTCCTTCCGAAAAAGGAAATATCTGGTTGGAAAATACATCTCAGCAGATTGCTTTTAACCACTTAAGTTATAATACGACGGATAGGAATGTTCTTTTAGTTAGTAAAGATGGAATTGAAGTTGTTGATACTCCTTCTTATTCTGCTGAACAGAATAAAGAAAAACAAACATTGAAGATTAAGCTCAATGAGGATAACAGTATTACAGGACTGGGACAGTTTTCTTTCACAGGAATCCAATATGACTATAGTTTAAGATATGCTTTGTTATCACCCAAAGAAAAAAATGAGGCTATAAAAAACCAATTGGGTCTTTTACATTTTGAAAAACTTGAAATGAAGGATTTTATTAACGATAGGGAAAATGCAGTGGCACAATACAGTCTTGATTTTAAAGCAAATAATTATTCTAAAAATGCTGGAAATAGTATGGTCTTCAGGGCTATTCCTATTTTTTCAGACAATAATTATAAAACTGATGAAAAGAGGGAATTGCCTTTCGAAATAATGCAGTCGTTTGAAGATGATTACCAGATCAGTTTTGAAATTCCTAAAAATTATAAAATAGAAGAAGTTCCAGCCGATATAAAATTACCCTCCGAGTTTGGAACGTATCAACTAAACTTTGTAAAAAATGGAGAGGAATTAAAGGTAACCAGAACCATCAGAGTGAACAAAGGGATATATCCGAAAGAAAAGTACAACGAGTATATCAAATTCAGAAAAAAAACAGTAAACATGGATAATTCTAAAATTTTAATTACTAAGATATAA
- a CDS encoding DUF3298 and DUF4163 domain-containing protein, translating to MKNIIATLALSSFFVFSACKKTDPKDAGQTQTETQEPQKFIVDSVKVNDSTKISDSLSVQYSSKFLVFPTIKDKKLLDSIYFGNKGINDFSKEGLQNLLQKEKNEYFASIKKDSKDLASLPFNQDWNSDFTMTLKSNNNDFMHIEYLSSSYEGGAHGNYNYAERVFDLKNNKKVELKDITSMPKNKMEGILMKNINKLNSGTTDADGEVKNSDMLLVEVIPASDNFYFDDKNLYFHYSPYEIAAYAAGDIVIPVSWEDLKGTLIPTFKERMKIK from the coding sequence ATGAAAAACATTATTGCTACTTTAGCGCTATCTTCTTTCTTTGTTTTTTCAGCATGTAAAAAGACAGATCCAAAAGATGCCGGGCAAACCCAAACGGAGACACAAGAGCCTCAAAAATTTATTGTAGACTCTGTGAAAGTAAATGATTCCACGAAGATCAGTGATTCTCTCTCTGTTCAATATTCTTCTAAATTCCTTGTTTTTCCAACAATTAAGGATAAAAAGCTTTTAGACAGTATTTATTTTGGTAACAAAGGCATTAATGATTTTTCAAAAGAGGGGCTTCAGAACCTTTTGCAAAAAGAAAAAAATGAATATTTTGCTTCTATAAAAAAGGATAGTAAAGATTTAGCATCTCTACCTTTCAACCAGGATTGGAATTCAGATTTTACGATGACTTTGAAATCCAACAATAATGATTTTATGCATATAGAATATTTGTCGAGCTCTTATGAAGGTGGGGCACATGGTAATTATAATTATGCTGAAAGAGTTTTTGACCTAAAGAATAATAAAAAAGTTGAGCTTAAGGATATTACCTCAATGCCTAAAAATAAAATGGAAGGTATTTTAATGAAGAATATCAATAAACTTAACAGTGGAACTACAGACGCTGATGGAGAAGTGAAAAATTCAGATATGCTTTTAGTTGAAGTGATCCCGGCATCTGATAACTTCTATTTTGATGATAAAAATTTATATTTCCACTACAGCCCATATGAAATTGCAGCTTATGCAGCGGGAGATATCGTTATTCCTGTCTCATGGGAGGATTTAAAAGGAACTTTAATTCCAACATTTAAAGAAAGAATGAAAATTAAATAA
- a CDS encoding dicarboxylate/amino acid:cation symporter, giving the protein MKAKQFYQQLYFQVIIAIIAGILLGRFYPELGEKMKPLGDGFIKLVKMIIAPVIFITLTLGIAHMTDLKKVGRIAVKAMIYFFTFSTLALIIGLIVGNILQPGSGLNIDPATLSGDVSQYQQKAHDTTLTGFMMNIIPETLFSPLVGENILQVLLVAILMGVALVLTKEKSQKITNFLQDLSTPIFKIVHMLMKLAPIGAFGAMAFTIGKYGLHSVLNLIFLVGTFYITSILFVVLVLGAVAWYNGFSIFKLMYYLKEELLLVLGTSSSESALPGIMEKLEKAGCSKAIVGLVVPTGYSFNLDGTNIYMTLASLFIAQALNIHLPLEKQLMLLLVAMLSSKGAAGVTGAGFVTLAATLAVVPEIPIAGMTLILGIDKFMSECRALTNVIGNSVATVVVANWEKQLDKDQLKYSLNHPQEMEKKLEV; this is encoded by the coding sequence TTGAAAGCAAAACAATTTTATCAGCAGCTTTATTTCCAAGTAATTATAGCCATCATTGCAGGTATACTTTTAGGCAGGTTTTATCCTGAATTAGGAGAAAAAATGAAACCATTAGGTGATGGTTTTATTAAACTTGTAAAAATGATTATTGCTCCAGTGATCTTTATTACTCTGACATTGGGAATTGCTCATATGACTGATCTTAAAAAAGTTGGTAGAATTGCTGTAAAAGCAATGATCTATTTTTTTACATTTTCAACTTTAGCCTTGATCATCGGTCTTATCGTTGGAAACATTTTACAACCTGGTTCTGGGTTAAATATTGACCCTGCCACTCTTTCGGGAGATGTTTCACAATATCAGCAGAAAGCCCACGACACTACACTTACCGGATTTATGATGAATATTATTCCTGAAACATTGTTCAGTCCATTGGTTGGTGAGAATATTCTTCAGGTTCTGCTTGTTGCCATTTTAATGGGAGTAGCTCTTGTTCTTACAAAAGAGAAAAGCCAGAAAATAACAAATTTCCTACAAGATCTTTCAACTCCTATTTTCAAAATAGTTCATATGCTTATGAAGCTAGCCCCTATCGGAGCTTTTGGGGCAATGGCTTTTACGATTGGAAAATACGGACTTCACTCTGTTTTAAATCTCATATTTTTAGTGGGTACATTCTATATCACTTCAATTTTATTTGTTGTCCTGGTATTGGGTGCAGTGGCGTGGTACAATGGTTTTAGCATTTTTAAACTAATGTATTATCTTAAAGAAGAGCTCCTTTTGGTATTAGGGACCAGCTCTTCAGAATCTGCCCTTCCGGGAATTATGGAAAAACTCGAGAAGGCAGGTTGCTCAAAAGCAATTGTAGGATTGGTAGTACCTACAGGCTATTCTTTCAACCTTGATGGCACAAATATCTATATGACCCTGGCTTCATTATTTATCGCACAGGCACTCAATATTCATTTACCTCTTGAGAAACAATTAATGCTATTACTTGTTGCTATGTTAAGCTCTAAAGGTGCTGCTGGAGTTACTGGAGCAGGTTTTGTTACTTTGGCTGCAACATTAGCTGTTGTTCCTGAAATTCCGATCGCAGGAATGACCCTGATCCTTGGAATTGATAAATTTATGAGCGAATGTAGAGCTCTAACCAATGTTATTGGTAATTCAGTTGCTACCGTAGTCGTAGCCAACTGGGAAAAGCAATTAGACAAAGATCAGCTGAAATATTCTTTAAATCATCCACAAGAGATGGAAAAAAAACTAGAAGTTTAG